A single region of the Bos mutus isolate GX-2022 chromosome 17, NWIPB_WYAK_1.1, whole genome shotgun sequence genome encodes:
- the LOC138991483 gene encoding ras-related protein Rap-1b-like codes for MHEYKLVVLGSGGVGKSALTIQFVQGIFVEKYDPTIEDSYRKQVEVDAQQCMLEILDTAGTEQFTAMRDLYMKNGQGFALVYSITAQSTFNDLQDLREQILRVKDTHDVPMILVGNKCDLEDERVVGKEQGQNLARQWNNCAFLESSAKSKINVNEIFYDLVRQINRKTPVPGKARKKSSCQLLYYTKCIVALSQV; via the coding sequence ATGCATGAGTATAAGCTAGTCGTTCTTGGCTCGGGAGGCGTTGGAAAATCTGCTCTGACTATACAGTTTGTTCAAGGaatttttgttgaaaaatatGATCCTACGATAGAAGATTCTTATAGAAAGCAAGTTGAAGTAGATGCACAGCAGTGTATGCTTGAAATCTTGGATACTGCAGGAACGGAACAATTCACAGCAATGAGGGATTTGTACATGAAAAATGGACAAGGCTTTGCGTTAGTTTATTCCATCACAGCACAGTCCACATTTAATGATTTACAAGATCTGAGAGAACAGATTCTTCGAGTTAAAGACACGCATGATGTTCCAATGATTCTGGTTGGTAATAAGTGTGACTTGGAAGATGAAAGAGTTGTAGGAAAGGAACAAGGTCAAAATCTAGCAAGACAGTGGAATAACTGTGCATTCTTAGAATCCTCtgcaaaatcaaaaataaatgttaatgagATCTTTTATGACCTAGTGCGACAAATTAACAGAAAAACGCCAGTGCCTGGGAAGGCCCGCAAAAAGTCGTCATGTCAGCTGCTTTACTATACTAAATGCATTGTAGCTCTGAGCCAGGTCTGA